The Planctellipticum variicoloris DNA window GAATGGTCAGGCGGGGGGATTTCTCGGCAAAGCCTACGATCCCTTCGTCCTCAATGCCGATCCCTCCAAGCCGGACTTCGTCGTCCCCGACCTGCTCCCTCCGAAGCAGATCGGCGAAGTCCGGATGGAACGTCGGCAGAAACTTCGCAGTGCGGTCGACCAGACCTTGGCTGCGTTCGAGCGGAGTGAAGACGCCAAGCTTCTCGACTCCGGTTTCCAGTCTGCCTTCCGCATTATGAGCAGCCCCCAGGCCCGCGAGGCCTTCGAGTTGTCGAAGGAGCCGGTCGAAGTCCGCGAGCGTTACGGCATGAACCGCTTCGGCCAGTGCTGCCTGCTGGCCCGCCGGCTCGTCGAAGCTGGCGTCCGCTTCGTCACCATCAATACGTTCCTCACCGTCTTCAACGAAGTCACCTGGGACATCCACGGCACCGCCCCATTCACCTCGATCGAAGGGATGAAGGACATCGTGGCCCCGATGTACGACCAGGCCTACTCCGCCCTGCTGGAGGACCTCGTCCAGCGCGGACTGCTGGGCGACACGCTGGTCTGTAACGTCTCCGAGTTCGGTCGTACCCCCCGCGTGAACCCGGCGGGCGGTCGCGATCACTGGCCGCAGTGCTGGACGGTCTACTTCGCCGGCGGCGGCGTCCGGGGCGGCCAGGTCATCGGCAAAAGCGACCCCGTCGGCGGCTTCCCCGCCGAACGACCGGTCACGCCGTCCGAAGTCGTGGCCACGATCTACCACAGCCTCGGCTACAGCGTGGAGCACCACCTTCCCGGCCCCGCCGGCCGGCCATTCCCGCTGGTCGATTCGGGGACGAAGCCGATTCTGGAATTGTTCGGCTAACTCGCGCGAGGCACATTGATGATCGCTCTCCCGAAAGAATTGCAGCAGGCTCTGCAGGCGGCCGGCGGCGCTCCGGTCCGCGTGGAAGATCCCGAGACGCACGCCGAGAACATCGTAGTGGCGGCCGACGAGTTCGAATCGCTCTCCCGCGCGTCCGCAGCAGGCGGTTTCAGCGATGCCGAGCAGGATTACTTGCTGGCGGAAGCCGCGCGTCGCGCCGGCTGGGACGATCCCGAGATGGAGATTTACAGCGACTTATCGCCGGGAAGTATCGCCTGAGTGCAGTCCTCAACCCGCGAATCAAAAGATCACCAACAATCGAGCCCTCCCCCATGTTGCGCCCTGCCTGCCTGATTGTTCTCTGCCTGGCCTCCATCCCCGCCCACGCCGGCATCGCCGTCTTCCCGGCGGCCGTCGAACTCACCGGCCGCGAAGCCGCCCAGCCGCTCGTCGTCCAGCAGACCTCTGCCGGCCGCGTCCTCGGGAACATCTCAGAGGGTCTCGAATTCGCCTCGTCGGATCCGCAGGTCGCTAGAATCGAAGCCGGCCGGATCTTCCCCGTCGGTAATGGCGAAGCGACCGTTTCGGTCCGTGCCGGCGCGGACACGGCCACGATTCCAGTCGTCGTCAAAGACTTCGGTGAGTCGCACGCCTGGAGCTTCCGCAACCACGTCCAGTCCGTCCTGACCAAGGCCGGCTGTAACATGGGTTCCTGCCACGGCGCAACTGCCGGCAAAGGGGGTTTTCGACTCTCCCTGCGCGGCTACGACCCGGAAACCGACTTCAACACCATCACCCGCCAGGCCCGCGGCCGACGCATCGTCCCGCACGACCCCGGCCGGAGCCTGATCCTCACCAAGCCGACCGGCGCCATTCCCCATCAGGGAGGGCTGCGCTTCTCCGAAGACTCCTACGAATACCGCGTCCTCTCCGAATGGATCGCCCAAGGTCAGCCGGGGCCCGCCGCCGAGGACGCCCGCATCCAGCGTCTGGAGATCCTGCCGCCCGCCGTGCGCCTGACCGTCGGAGCGAAGCAGCCGTTTGTCGTCCGGGCGCACTTCAGCGACGGCCGCTCCGAAGACGTCACCCGCTGGGCCAAGTACAGCAGCACCAACTTCTCCGTCGCCACCGTCGACGACCAGGGCCTGGTGGATGTCACCGGCAGCGGCGAAGGGGCCATCACCGCCTGGTATCTCGCACAGAACGTCACCGCCACGGTCACCGTCCCCTATACGCACCAGGTCGCCCCGCAAATCTTCGCGGCCTCACCGCGGGCCAATCTGATCGACGAGCTGGTCCTCTCGAAACTCGAATCGCTCAACGTCCCGCCGTCGCCGCGATCGAGCGACGTCGAGTTCCTTCGCCGGGCGCAGCTCGACACGATCGGCGTCCTGCCGACGGTGGACGAAGTCCGAGCCTTTCTGACCGATACCGATCCGCTCAAGCGCGAGAAGCTGGTCGACCGGCTGCTGACCCGCTCTGAGTTCGTCGACTACTGGGCCTACCAGTGGTCCGATCTGCTGCTGGTGACCGGCAGCCGGCTGCGGCCCGACGCCGTGAAAGCCTATTACCAGTGGATTCGCCAGCGCGTTGCCGAGGATCTGCCCTGGGACCAGTTCGTCCGCCAGGTCCTGACTGCCCAGGGAAGCACCCTCGAAAACGGCGCGACGAACTTCTACGCCCTCCACCAGGACCCGCAGGACATGTCCGAGACGGTCTCGATGGCCTTCCTCGGGATGTCGATCCAGTGCGCCCATTGCCACGATCACCCGCTCGAAAAATGGACCAACGACGATTACTACGGCATGGCCAGTCTCTTCGCCCGCGTCCGTGGCAAGGGCTGGGGGGGCGACTTCCGCAACGGCGACGGCAACCGGATGATTTTCGCCACCAACCGCGGCGAAGTGATCCAACCCCGCACCGGAAAGCCGCAGCCCCCCCGTCCGCTCGATGCGCAACCCCTCGCCTTCGACGACCCGCGCGACCGCCGGGAAGCCCTCGCCGACTGGGTCTGCTCGCCCGAGAACCCCTACTTCACGCGGGCCATCGTCAATCGCGTCTGGGCGAACTACCTGGGGGTCGGCATCGTCGAGCAGGTCGATGATCTGCGACTGACGAATCCCCCCAGCAATCCGCTGCTGCTCGACGCCCTCGCCGCCGAACTGGTCCGCAACAAGTACGACCTCAAGGCGCTGATGCGGCTGATTCTCACGTCGGAAACCTACCAGCGATCGTCGGAAATCCTCCCCGAGAACTCGATGGACGAGCGATTCTACGCCCGGTTCTATCCCCGCCGTCTCTCAGCAGAAGTCCTGCTGGACGCCTTCGCCCAGGCGACCGACGTGCCGACGCCGTTCAAGGACTATCCCGCCGGGACGCGGGCCCTGCAGCTTCCGGACGCCAGCGTCGCTTCCTACTTCCTGGATACGTTCGGCCGGCCGGAACGGGTGCTGACCTGCACCTGCGAGCGGGCGGACGAACCGAACATGACGCAGGTGCTGCACCTGGCGAACGGCAAAACGGTCCTCGAAAAGCTGGAAGCGAAGGAAGGTCGGATCGCCCGCTGGATCGCCGACAAGACGCCCGACCGCCAGGTCGTCGAAGAGTTTTTCCTGGCGGCACTGTCGCGTCTGCCGCGAGAAGCCGAATTGCAGCAGATTCTCCCGCTGTTGGCGGAGACGCCCGAGTCGGATCGCCGGCAGGCGCTGGAAGATCTGGCCTGGAGCGTGCTGACCAGCCGGGAGTTTCTGTTTCAGCATTAGGCCGCCGGATCTCAGTTCAATTCGAAGTCGCCGCCATGAGCTACTGCCACATGTTCTACGGCGTCGACCTCGACCGGCTGAAGGCGGTCTTCGGCTCGCGCGACAAGCGGTTCCTGGCCAACGTGCTGCAGGCGCAATCGCAGGCGTTGCGCGACAACGACGACTTCTTCGAAAACATAGGCGCCCCCGGCGAGCTGCCGTCCTCGGAAGTCGCTCTCGGTGCGATCGTCGCGGGGGCGATCTCACACGGAAAGGCCGCCGCTCCGGTCTATGGCTACGTCCTCAAGATCCTCTGCGAACATCTGGGAGAGATGATCGACGGCGACGTAGCCGCCGTGCGGGATCACCCCTACCGGTCGCAACTGATCGCTTCCGGTCCGCCGTTGCCAATTCCCTGCACCGGAGAAGATTTCCCGGAAATCGGCCATCTCTCGCTGGCAGACATTCCGGCGGAGATTCAGAGGATTGATGCGGCTCCGCGTCGGGCAACGCGCAATTTCTCCCTGACGCTGCTGTCGTGGCTCACCAAGGGAGTCCTCGGCCGTCAGATGAGCAACGAAGAAGCCAGCGAAGACATGGACGCCTACCGCGAGGTGCTGAAGGAAGCCCTGGAGCAGGGCGTTTCCATCGTATCCTTCCGCCACTGAGGGCCGGCTCCCGCCAATCCTGGTGGAAATACTTCTCGGGCGGCTAGGTATTTTTGCGGACCGCCGGCCAGGATTACGGGGGCCGTGCCGGAACCGCTGAAACAAATTGAACGGGAATCGTGCGCGCGATACCATTCCCTGCAGGCTTCGTTGCCAATCCTGTTCGTTGCTAACCCCGCGCGGATCACAAACCCGTCCTAAGTCGCTCCACAGGACCCTTCAACGCGTTCCGTCAGCTTCTTCCAAACTCCTGGCTGCTGAACCCGTGCAAGAAACCAATCACGCCCACGACCTCACCGTTAAAGTGCCCGCTCCGGGTGTTGTCCGGAAGATCGGCAACTACGAGCTTCTGCACGCCCTGGGGCAGGGTGGCATGGGCATCGTCTATGCCGCCCGGGACCTGACGACGGGACAATCGGTCGCAGTGAAGGTGCTGCTGCCGAGAAACTCGCAGGACGAGCAGTTCCGCAAACGCTTCCTCCGCGAAGCACGGGCCGGCGCGCTCCTCCGCGGCCCACATATTGTGCCCGTCATCGGCATGTTTGAGGAACGTGACACGCTCTATCTGGTGATGGAGCGGATCGACGGCGGAAGCCTGCAGACCTGGCTGGAGCAGCACCCGACGCGCGAGGTCGACTGGATCGTTTCGATCGCCCGTCAGCTCGCTCGCGGCCTCGCGGTCGCACATGTCGCTGGCGTCATTCATCGCGACATCAAACCGTCGAACATCCTCCTCGACAAGGAAGGTAAAAACGCCTGCATCGCCGACTTCGGCCTCGCCATGCTTGCGCAAGGCTCCGACAATCTCACCACCACCGGTCGTCCGCTCGGCACTCCAAACTACATGTCTCCGGAACAGATCCGCGGTGAAACGATCGATCACCGGACCGACCTGTTCAGCCTCGGCTGCGTGATCTACGCGATGGTCGCGGGCGAGTCCCCCTTCCATTCCGAAACGATGGCGACCACAACGTGGCGAATCATCGAGGCGTCGCCCCAACCGCTCAACAAGCTCGACGTACGAGTCCCCCGGGGGCTGGCGCGCATCGTGGACAGACTGCTCAAGAAGGAGCCATCCGCGCGGTTTGGCTCCGCGGAGGAAGTCGATCAGGCGCTGAGCCGCTGCCTTGACCCGGAGCAGGAGGCGCTGGAATCTGACTTCGAAGTGACGCAGGTTTTCTCCGACGACCGTATCTCCGTGCCCCCCCCTCGATTGGCAGGCGGAGCGCTGGGGCGCATCGCCCTGGCGGCGATGGCCGCGACCCTGGTCGGAGCCTTTGTGGTCCGACCAGCGTTTCTCCCGTCGCAGCAGCATCCGGACAAAGAACCGCTTGGCGTAACGTCGGTTCTGCCCGTCCCAGTCACACCGGCAGCGCCCGAACCTCACGACGCCGGGCCGCGCGCTCCCCGCACCTGGACCGTGGCTTCCGACGGAACAGCGGACTTCGACTCGCTGCGCGGCGCTCTGAAGAGCGCCGGACCCGGCGATGAAATTCGCGTCCTGGACAACGCCGGGTACGAAGGCCCGATCGTCATCGACGAGCCCGTCCGCCTCCGGGGCGTCCGGCTGATTTCCCCGCAGCACGCGACCATCAACGCGTCCAATCCTAATGGCCGGTTCGGTTCGCTCATTATCATGGGGACGCGCGACGTTTTCGTCGAAGGTTTTTTCGTCAATGGGGGCGCCGAACATCATGCCGTCTATCTCAGCGGCGATCTTGCCGGAACGACTCTCCAGGACCTGACGATTGCACAGCCGCCGGGGGCCACCTGGGCGAATCTGATGCTGGCCCGGGAGTGCCGCGGAACCGCGGAGGCGCCCCTGACGATCCGCCTCTGCCGCTTCGCGACGGGAAAGTACGGGATCTTCTCAGGCCGCGAGGATACGCCTACGGCTGTTGAGGCCGACCAGGTCCTGATTGACGGCAACGAGTTTTTCGGCGACGGGACGCACATCGAGCTGGCTCACGCCGCCCGCAACGTTCGAATCGAGCACAACGTCTTTCGCAACGGCGACGCGATCCACCTGCGGCTCCCCGCCGCGGCCGGCAGCGGCGGATTCAGCATCTGCAACAATTCCTTTTTCGAAGTCCGCCACTGGCTGCAACTTGGACCGGCCGACGCCGAGTTCGACGGCAAGGTCGGCAACAATCTCCTGGTTGCGGTCAGCGGACCGGCCTGGACGCCCGACTTTGATCGACGCTCGGGAAAGTGGCGCTTCTTCAACAATATCTGCGAAGACGGAAACGCCGCCGATCCCACGCTCGCCTCTCCGCTGGGGCTGATCGTTCGCGACGCCCTGCTGGAGTCGCGATCGCCCGGCGAACCGGGCTTCCTGCGCCCGCAAGCCACCAGCCCTGCGGCCTCCGGCGGCGCAGGCGATGGCCTCCCCTCCTACGTCGGAGCGCGTGCCCCCGACACGCACTGATCTCCCCTCGACGATTCTCCTCTTCCAAGGGCCACTGCGGATGTCGTCCAGTTCCTTTAACGGCGGGTTCGTCCCCAAACAGATCAACACCGGGGCGTTTTCGCCCCCAGGCAGCCCGGAGGCCGCAGCACCGCAGGCGGCAGGTCGAATCGACGACCCCTATTACCTGTTCGGCGCCGCCTCGCGGACCGATGAGCTTGCGATTTCGCCTGCCAGCCAGTTCGCGACCGGCCATCCCAGTCCCTACTACGACTTCTTGACCGCCGAGATCGATCTTCAATCGGAGCCGGCCGCCGGGATTGCGACACCGGTCGCAGCTCCTGTCTGTCGACAGCCCTCGGTGCCCCGGTCCGGACGTCCCCTCAATGTCGTGCACATCGGCCCGCACCTGCAACTCGGCGGCGCGGAACAGTGGCTGCTCGATCTCGCGGGTTCTCTCGATCCCTCAGTCATGCGGATCTCCCGTCACGTGGCGGTCAATGCCGCCACGATTGACGTCGAGTATGTGACTCGCCTGGCGGAGGCCAATATCTCGGTCGAGGTCGGCGGGCCGCGGGCCGTGCAGGCGGCGGCCCGCGACGCGGACATCCTGTTGAGCTGGGGCATCCAGCTCGACCGATACCTCGGCGACGCTCCGCGTCCCCTCTCGGTTCAGGTTGTCCACGGCGACGGTCCATGGAATCGTTTCTTCCTCGAAGGAAGCCGGCGCACAGTGGACCACTTCATCGCGGTCAGCCATCGGGTCCGGCATCGAGTCTGCGTCGACGTTCCCGCCACTGTGATCTACAACGGCATCGACGACCGTCGGCTGGTCCGTTCCCGCGACCGCGACGAAACCCGCCGGTTGCTCGGTTTTTCCCGGTCGGACCTGGTCGTCGCCTTCTGCGGTCGGCTGGCCGCCGAGAAACGAGTCGACAGCATTATCGAAGCCATCGGTTGCCTGCCCCCTCGCGTCAAACTACTGGTCATCGGCTCGGGGCACCTGGAATCCAGCCTCCGCCAGCTTGCCGACAAGCACCTTCCGGGACGCGCTATCTTCACGTCGAGCAACGGAGGCATGGGAGATCTGTACGCTGCGGCCGACATTTTCTGTCTCGCCTCCAACCAGGAAGGGTGTTCGCTGGCGATGCTGGAGGCGATGCTCAGCGGCCTGCCGGTGGTCTCGACTCCTGTCGGCTGCGCCGCAGAAGTCATTGAAGACATGGTGACCGGACTCCTGTTTGACGGCTCTCCCCGCGATCTGACGAGGGCGCTGGGTCTGCTCACCGAACGCGACGACTGGCGAATGAACCTCGCCGACGACGGTCGGCGCCTCGTCGAGCGCTTTGCGGGCGCCCGGCGGATGGCCCGCGACTATCAGCAGCTCCTCCGCGGGTTGATCTGACATGGGCGCAGGCGCTCTGCGGTTCCAGACCAATATCGATTTCCGTCGCGCAATCGAACTCAATGACGAGTTTCTGATGCCGTTCGCGCGCGTCCACGAGCGACTCCGCGATCGGGGAATCGAGTTCCATCCGACCTCCGGCGATTTCGTCTTCGCCGACAGCGATCACGGTCCGCCAGCCGCCGACCGCCCGCTCGTGCTGCTCGATCGCACCGACGGAGCGTTCCTGTGGTGGCGATTTCAGCCCCAGGGGCAGGTTGTCCGTACCATCCTTGAGTCCCCGAATCTGCTCGGGCTGATCAAGATCTCGCGCTATCCCACGCGCCACTCCTACAACACGGAACGAACCGACTCCAGTTATCACGCCCGGTTGATTCGCGACGCACAACCCTCGGGGTTGCCGGCCGGATCCGAGACCATTGTCAAACCGATTTCCGAGCAGGCATTTTCGCGAATCCGGCTCGGCGTCGGTTACTGGGCGTTCGACCAATGTGCTCCGCTGGAACCGTGCGGTGGTTTTCGGGAAGACCGAAAGCGTCCGATCGACGTCTTCTGTGCGGTCTCTGTCGACTACTCCTGCCCGACGATCACCTGGCATCGCGAAACGGCCATTGAGAGGCTCTCGCGTCTGCATGGCATCCGGACCGTTCTCGGGCACGGACGGGTCTTTGCCGATCAGCAGTACCGCGAGCTGCTGCAGCGGTCCCGCATCTGCGTCTCGCCCTGGGGCTGGGGAGAAACCTGCATCCGCGACTACGAGGCCCTGCTCGCCGGGTGCGTGCTGATCAAGCCCCGCACCGATTTCATCGACTCCGCCCTGCCGCTCGACGACCGGCACTACGTCGCTTGCCGTCCCGACTTCGCGGACCTCGGCGAGAGAGTTGCCGAAGTGCTCGACCAATGGCCGGCATTCGCAGCCCGGACGCCGGAACTGCGAGAATACGTCCTCCGCGCCCGCCACCCCGACGCCATTGCCGACCAATACGCGGCGGCGATTCGCGAGTCGGTGGCGAGCAGCGCGCGGTGAGCGAAGTCGGGAGGAATCGCGAACGATCAGATCTTGCAGCTTTCCTCGTTCCCAGGCTCCCGCCTGGGAACGCCCTCTTCCGAGGCTCTGCCTCGTCTGCCGTCAGACCGCCAACGAGGCGCCAACCAGAAGGACGTTGAGCGTCCGAAGACAGCATTCTCAGCCGGAGCCTGGGAACGAGGAGAACGGTCCGGAATCGGCAGTTTTTCTACCAAAGCGATGTGGGCACCAGCTCCAGCTCCGGAACGAGCGCCCGGGCCGGCAGCTTCGCCAGAAACAGCACCGCGTCGGCCACATCCTGCGGCTGCAGGGCCTGGTCGAGAACTTCGCGGGGAGTCGGGACCGGGCGGGCCAGCAGGATGTCCGTATCACACAGGCCCGGAAAGATGACCGACGTCCGGATGCCGTGCGACTTCTGTTCGACCCGCGTCCCATGCGCCAGCCCGACGAGGCCGTGCTTGCTGGCCTGATACGCCACACCCGAAACATCCGGCCGCTGCACCGCCGCCGAGGAGAGATAGACGATCAGCCCCCCGCCGTGGCCCGCCATCACCGGGACTGCGGCCCGCGTGCAGAGGAACGCTCCAGTCAGGTTCGCATCAAGGAGTTGCGCCCAGCCCTCTGGACTGAGGACGTCGAGCCCCCGTTGCGGAGTGTTGGTTCCCGCGGCGTATACCAGCAAGTCGATACGGCCGGTTCTCGCCGCAGCCTGAGCCATCAGCCGGTCAACGTCGGCGACATTGCCGGCGTCGCCGGAGCACGCGTCAATCTGCACCCCTTCGTCGGCGAGTTGCGTCTGCAGCTCCGCCAGCCGGTCGGCCCGCCGGGCCGAGGCGACAACGTGAGCGCCGGCACGGGCCAGCGTGCCGGCGATGGCCCGCCCCATGCCGCTGGAGGCCCCAACGACAACGGCCGTCTGTCCGGCCAGATCCTGAGTCATTCTGCGGTCCTCACGGGCGGACCATTCCGCCATGAGGGTCAGCATGCCAGGCGACGGTCGCTCTCTGCAACTCTGTCGGAGCCGGGAATCAGCCGACCTTCTGCAGCCGAGGCGTGGCGGTCGGGGCGATCACCAGCGGGAACTTCAACGTGAAGCAGGTTCCCGCACCGACGGCGCTCTCCACGCGGATCCGGCCGCCATGCGACTCCATCACGTCCTTCGCAAGCGACAGACCGAGGCCCGTTCCCCCCTGGCCTTGGGAATCGACTTCTTTCGTTGTGAAAAAAGGCTCAAAAATCTTCTTGAGCTTCTCGGCGGGGATGCCCGAGCCGGTGTCGCGGACCATGATCTCGGCCAGACCGGCGGTCCCGTCGGAGCGGACGGCGACGGTCAGGTTGCCGCCGTTGGCCATCGCCTGGCGGGCGTTGATGATCAGGTTGAGCAGGACCTGCTGCACCTGGCCCGAGTTGACGCTGGCCCAGGGACGGCCTTCGAAGCGGGTTTCGACGCGGATCCGGTAACGCTGCAAGTCTTTTTCGACGAGGATCAGGACGTCCTCGACGAGGTTGATCAGGTCCATCGGTTCCTTGCGGTCGCCCTGCGGCCGGGCGTACGAGAGCATGCCGGTCGTGATCTTCGAGGCCCGCTGGCCGGCGGCGAGGATCTTGTCGAACGCTTTCTCGCGGGTGGCGACGTCTTTGTGCCGGATCCCCATCTTGGCGTAGTTGATGACCGTCGTGAGGATGTTGTTGAACTCGTGCGTGATGGAAGACGCCAGCGAACCGACGGCGCTCATCTTCTGCGCCTGCATCAGTTGCGCCTGAAGTTGCCGCACCTGCTGCTGAAGTTCCTCGACCTGCGCCTGCAACTCTCGTTCGCTCATGACCCGCCCTGGAAAACGCCTCTGCCGATCTTCACCGAGAGTGGCTATCGGACGGCGTCCCGAGAGAGCTTCATCGCGACTGCGCACGCCGGTGGAGTCCCCTGCAGGTCCCTCCGCAAGGGGGCTGTGGCGGGTCTGGCGGAACCGGGTTGAGTTTGCGGATTGCGCCGCACGTTGCCGGTTCCGCGAGCTGTTTCTCCAGGTGGCCGGTTTCTCGGAGAATGACGCCACCCGCGTGAAATGGGCGGTAAACGCCGTTCCGCAAGAATGTTATGTCCCTGACGCAAACGAGCTTTGTGCCGAAGCGGGAGAACAGAGAGAATGGGTGGTGTGGAAGTTGTGGCGATACCGTGGGGACTTTACGGTCGAAACAAGAGCGGCATCAGTTCGCAGCCCCGGTCCAGGCACAATCCGCTCGCCGCGGCGACCGCTTCGTCGTATGTCTCCGCTCCGGCTGGAGTGATGCCGGTCCCGCACAGGGCGAACGGGACGTAGCCGTGGCTGTGGGTCTTGGTCCGCAGAAATGTCGGGTGGTCGGGACAGATCAGCAGCCGATAGTCACCCTGATTCCGCAGGTATTCGTGCACCGGCGCGACGATGTGACGGTCCATGTTCTCCAGCGCCCGCACTTTCTCTGCGGCATTCCCTTCATGCGAGGCCTCGTCGGTCGCTTCGACGTGGACGACGACAAAGTCCGTGCCGGACCTGAGGGTTTCGATGGCGGCCTGTCCCTTGCCGGCGTAGTTGGTGTCGAGATACCCGGTGGCCCCTTCGACCTCCACCACCTGCCAGCCCAGCAACCGGCCCATTCCGCGGAGGAGGTCCACGGCGGTGATCACGGCGGCGGTCTTCCCGAATCGGTCCAGGAACGGCGTCAGCGCCGGTCGCTGGCCCTGTCCCCACAGCCAGATCTGCGTGGCGGGGTGAGTGCCGCGCGACAGGTTCTCGGGAACCCCGCGAAAGACGTCGACGCTCTGTCGCATGAGCTGCAGCAGCGCTTCAGATCCCGGTCCCTGCGGCAGATGCGGGGCGATTGGTTGATCGGTAATGTCGTGTGGCGGCGTGGTGAACGTCTCGCTGCTGAAGGGACCTTTGCAGTCGCCAGCGCGATACATCAATAGATTGCGATAACTCACTCCCGGGCAGAACTGCCAGTGGCTGCCCGACGGAAGCGCCTGCTGCATTTTCTCCAAGAGCAGCCGCCCCAGTTCACTGGAGATCTGCTCGGCGGTGAAACTCTTCATGACGCCGTCGAGAACGGTCACCAGATTGCAGCGAACGGCCCAGTCGTTGTCGCCAAGTTCGATTCCCTGCGCGGCGGCTTCGATCGGGGCGCGGCCGGTATGGAACCGCAGCGGGTCGTAGCCGAAGAGACTCATCGTGCCGACGTCGGATCCTGAGGGCATTGAAGCCGGCACATGATCGGCCCGCCCGACGACGCCTGAGCTGGCGACGGCATCCATCTGGGGAATCTCCGCCGCCTGCAGCGGCGTTTTGCCTCCCAGGGAAGGCTGGGGTTCGTCAGCGACGCCATCGGGAATGATCAGGACGTATTTCATGGGTCGGCAAGTTTTCGTCATTGCGTGGATTGGGTGACTCGAACCCGGATTATGGCCGGGCAGCCCGCGGATTTTCGAGTCCGGTGCGTCTACTCGATTTCAAACTTTGCGGCCATCGGCATCCGGCGTCCGCTGCCAAAGGCCCGCGGCGAGAGCTTGATGCCGGGGGGCATCTGCCGGCGCTTGAATTCGTTGCGGTCGAGCCGGCGGGCGACCCATTTCACCGTTTCCGCCGGGTGCAGTTTGCTGAGAGTCTCGACCGACAGTTCGTCCTCGACCAGCCCCTGCAGGATGGCATCCAAAACGGGGTAAGGGGGGAGGGTGTCCTGATCGAACTGGTCGGGGGCCAGTTCGGCGCTGGGGGGCTTGTCGATCACATGCCGGGGGATGACTTCCCGGCCCTCGCGGACATCGTTGATGTAGCGGCAGATGGCGTAGACGTCGCGTTTCAGCAGGTCGCACAGGACGGCGAAGCCGCCGGCCATGTCGCCGTAGAGCGTGCAATAGCCGACGGCCAGTTCGCTCTTGTTTCCAGTGGCCAGCGCCAGCCAGCCGTAGTGATTGCTGCGGATCATCACCATCGCCCCGCGGATGCGGGCCTGCAGGTTCTGATCGGCCAGCCCCGCGGGCGACAGGGCCAGATCCGCTCCGACGACGGGAGTGGCCTCATAGGACTTGTGGACGGCGTCGATCGGCACGATCTGAGCGTCGATTCCCAGGTTTTCCGCCAGTTTGCGGGCGTCGCTGATGCTGTGGTCGGTACTGTAGCGGCTGGGCATCAGCAGACCGTGAAC harbors:
- a CDS encoding glycosyltransferase produces the protein MGAGALRFQTNIDFRRAIELNDEFLMPFARVHERLRDRGIEFHPTSGDFVFADSDHGPPAADRPLVLLDRTDGAFLWWRFQPQGQVVRTILESPNLLGLIKISRYPTRHSYNTERTDSSYHARLIRDAQPSGLPAGSETIVKPISEQAFSRIRLGVGYWAFDQCAPLEPCGGFREDRKRPIDVFCAVSVDYSCPTITWHRETAIERLSRLHGIRTVLGHGRVFADQQYRELLQRSRICVSPWGWGETCIRDYEALLAGCVLIKPRTDFIDSALPLDDRHYVACRPDFADLGERVAEVLDQWPAFAARTPELREYVLRARHPDAIADQYAAAIRESVASSAR
- a CDS encoding glycosyltransferase, producing MSSSSFNGGFVPKQINTGAFSPPGSPEAAAPQAAGRIDDPYYLFGAASRTDELAISPASQFATGHPSPYYDFLTAEIDLQSEPAAGIATPVAAPVCRQPSVPRSGRPLNVVHIGPHLQLGGAEQWLLDLAGSLDPSVMRISRHVAVNAATIDVEYVTRLAEANISVEVGGPRAVQAAARDADILLSWGIQLDRYLGDAPRPLSVQVVHGDGPWNRFFLEGSRRTVDHFIAVSHRVRHRVCVDVPATVIYNGIDDRRLVRSRDRDETRRLLGFSRSDLVVAFCGRLAAEKRVDSIIEAIGCLPPRVKLLVIGSGHLESSLRQLADKHLPGRAIFTSSNGGMGDLYAAADIFCLASNQEGCSLAMLEAMLSGLPVVSTPVGCAAEVIEDMVTGLLFDGSPRDLTRALGLLTERDDWRMNLADDGRRLVERFAGARRMARDYQQLLRGLI
- a CDS encoding SDR family oxidoreductase, whose product is MTQDLAGQTAVVVGASSGMGRAIAGTLARAGAHVVASARRADRLAELQTQLADEGVQIDACSGDAGNVADVDRLMAQAAARTGRIDLLVYAAGTNTPQRGLDVLSPEGWAQLLDANLTGAFLCTRAAVPVMAGHGGGLIVYLSSAAVQRPDVSGVAYQASKHGLVGLAHGTRVEQKSHGIRTSVIFPGLCDTDILLARPVPTPREVLDQALQPQDVADAVLFLAKLPARALVPELELVPTSLW
- a CDS encoding cofactor-independent phosphoglycerate mutase, with protein sequence MKYVLIIPDGVADEPQPSLGGKTPLQAAEIPQMDAVASSGVVGRADHVPASMPSGSDVGTMSLFGYDPLRFHTGRAPIEAAAQGIELGDNDWAVRCNLVTVLDGVMKSFTAEQISSELGRLLLEKMQQALPSGSHWQFCPGVSYRNLLMYRAGDCKGPFSSETFTTPPHDITDQPIAPHLPQGPGSEALLQLMRQSVDVFRGVPENLSRGTHPATQIWLWGQGQRPALTPFLDRFGKTAAVITAVDLLRGMGRLLGWQVVEVEGATGYLDTNYAGKGQAAIETLRSGTDFVVVHVEATDEASHEGNAAEKVRALENMDRHIVAPVHEYLRNQGDYRLLICPDHPTFLRTKTHSHGYVPFALCGTGITPAGAETYDEAVAAASGLCLDRGCELMPLLFRP
- a CDS encoding sensor histidine kinase is translated as MSERELQAQVEELQQQVRQLQAQLMQAQKMSAVGSLASSITHEFNNILTTVINYAKMGIRHKDVATREKAFDKILAAGQRASKITTGMLSYARPQGDRKEPMDLINLVEDVLILVEKDLQRYRIRVETRFEGRPWASVNSGQVQQVLLNLIINARQAMANGGNLTVAVRSDGTAGLAEIMVRDTGSGIPAEKLKKIFEPFFTTKEVDSQGQGGTGLGLSLAKDVMESHGGRIRVESAVGAGTCFTLKFPLVIAPTATPRLQKVG